One segment of Rubripirellula amarantea DNA contains the following:
- a CDS encoding ATP-binding response regulator has translation MAKILLAEDSPTHAALMSRILTDGGHDVTHVEDGCRALEAIGTSPPELIVTDLQMPEINGCELVSTVAEKYPTIPTVVVTARGSESLAVDALAKGATDFVPKSMLAKLLLRVVRQTRLMARSDDAIDSISKSLNHQEYTVILPSHPDAIGPQVRTIVQSLAAQGLLDPTQRLRVGTAVASGLFNAVCFGNLQIADAENLVSRYLADDADAVEELHVRAKDANYRGEKVTLMVSIGNADTRIAISHSGHGQTTRMNPAPGTPESFELEQCRGLMLMTSFMDDVIFRSNGSEVVLIKQH, from the coding sequence ATGGCAAAAATCTTACTGGCCGAAGACAGCCCTACCCACGCGGCTTTGATGAGTCGAATCCTAACCGATGGCGGGCACGATGTGACTCATGTTGAAGACGGTTGTCGTGCACTCGAGGCGATAGGAACATCACCACCGGAACTCATCGTCACAGATTTGCAAATGCCGGAAATCAACGGATGCGAATTGGTCTCAACGGTTGCCGAAAAATACCCCACAATCCCCACCGTCGTTGTCACTGCTCGCGGTAGCGAATCACTCGCCGTTGATGCTCTAGCCAAAGGCGCTACGGATTTTGTACCCAAAAGTATGTTGGCAAAGTTGTTGCTGCGTGTGGTTCGGCAAACACGGTTGATGGCCCGATCGGATGACGCAATCGATTCGATATCCAAGTCGCTTAATCATCAAGAGTACACGGTCATCCTGCCTTCGCATCCCGATGCCATTGGGCCTCAGGTGCGAACTATCGTTCAATCCCTTGCTGCGCAAGGATTATTGGATCCCACTCAACGACTACGGGTGGGAACCGCGGTAGCTAGCGGGCTGTTTAACGCAGTTTGTTTTGGGAACCTACAAATTGCCGATGCCGAGAATCTTGTTTCACGCTACTTGGCTGATGACGCCGACGCGGTCGAAGAACTGCACGTGCGAGCGAAAGATGCTAACTACCGTGGCGAGAAAGTAACGCTGATGGTGTCCATCGGTAACGCTGACACACGAATCGCGATCAGCCACTCTGGGCATGGTCAGACGACACGAATGAATCCCGCACCGGGAACCCCCGAGTCCTTCGAACTAGAGCAGTGCCGCGGGTTGATGTTGATGACAAGCTTTATGGATGATGTCATTTTCCGAAGCAACGGCAGCGAAGTGGTGCTGATCAAACAGCACTGA
- a CDS encoding carbon storage regulator produces MLVLSRKEGETIEIPSLGIVIQVSAVKKSRAVLGIEAPGDVQIVRGEVMDRDLDAHQGHLSQRSSEQLLIELEAEIAALTEMCSEEHRSVANQTALQTLQTLRNLRRRWQQQHSGDNEARPLSDFVAVRSEVLEHLINSRAKTSEPDILVTPPDCVRQSSVGYVIGGEGAVCQVA; encoded by the coding sequence ATGTTGGTTTTATCCCGAAAAGAAGGCGAAACGATTGAAATCCCGTCGCTGGGAATTGTGATTCAAGTTTCAGCAGTGAAGAAGTCCAGAGCTGTCCTCGGCATCGAGGCACCAGGTGACGTCCAGATTGTCCGGGGCGAGGTCATGGATCGTGACTTGGACGCTCATCAAGGCCATTTGAGCCAACGATCGAGTGAGCAGCTCTTGATCGAGTTGGAAGCCGAAATTGCTGCGTTAACGGAAATGTGTTCCGAAGAACACAGATCGGTCGCGAATCAAACTGCTCTTCAAACTCTGCAGACGCTTCGCAATTTGCGAAGACGATGGCAGCAGCAACATTCCGGCGACAACGAGGCTCGTCCTCTTTCTGACTTTGTCGCCGTCCGATCCGAAGTGCTTGAGCATTTGATAAATAGCCGCGCTAAGACAAGCGAACCAGACATTCTGGTCACACCGCCCGACTGCGTTCGTCAATCGAGCGTCGGTTATGTCATCGGCGGCGAAGGCGCTGTTTGCCAAGTCGCATAG
- a CDS encoding histidine triad nucleotide-binding protein has protein sequence MASIFTRIIDREIPADILYEDDLCLAFRDIAPKAPTHFLVIPKKEIVSLADAGDDDEAILGRCILVASKVAAAEGLEGGYRLVANTRDDGGQEVPHLHFHVLGGRKLSWPPG, from the coding sequence ATGGCTTCGATCTTTACTAGAATCATCGACCGCGAAATTCCCGCCGATATCCTTTACGAAGACGATTTGTGTCTTGCGTTTCGAGACATCGCGCCCAAGGCTCCGACACATTTTCTTGTGATACCCAAGAAGGAAATCGTTTCACTTGCCGATGCTGGCGACGACGACGAAGCGATTCTCGGTCGCTGCATCCTGGTCGCCTCGAAAGTCGCAGCAGCCGAAGGACTCGAAGGTGGCTATCGACTGGTTGCCAATACACGTGATGACGGCGGTCAAGAAGTGCCGCACCTGCATTTCCACGTGTTGGGCGGTCGCAAATTGTCCTGGCCACCCGGCTGA
- the asnB gene encoding asparagine synthase (glutamine-hydrolyzing), with protein sequence MCGITGAIWRNPSQGIAPALLQQMTDSISHRGPDDSQLWMDSEHRDAYGRLVGVGLGFRRLSIIDLEGARQPLSNEDGRVRVVFNGEIYNYQTLRRRLQGTGHTFATHGDGESIVHLYEDLGTDCFAQLNGMFAIAIWDANRNRLILARDRIGQKPLYYAATEDRLVFGSELKCLAKVDGVCSDIDPGAIDEFLTYQYIPHPGTIWKGVRKLPPGHFAIYENGKVTVERYWDFDPSVERPISKSDACERLRELLTDSVRLRMQSDVPLGSFLSGGIDSSLITAIAQANSPDPVRTFSIGFPVADFDETKYAAEVAQHLGTKHQRFEVNPDGVAIIDKLIWHYDEPFGDSSAVPTWYLSELTRREVTVALSGDGGDELFAGYERYRALWLSQRLQRLFPVRSIPGIGLVQRLPDSNKQRSLIRRAKRFLEAIGEPASRRYMNWLQIFPESMRASLYTDEFLESLPGDDPFDFLDSVWSRSEGRDVVTRASMSDVFSYLPCDLCTKVDIASMAHGLEVRQPMLDYRIVEFAGSLPVNLKFRGHRGKLILEDTFGSLIPQSIFTRKKMGFGIPIAGWFRNELREMVHDTLLASDARIGPYFRREVVAELVRSHETNEHNHGYRLWNLLILEKWLREWA encoded by the coding sequence ATGTGTGGCATCACGGGAGCGATTTGGCGAAACCCCTCCCAGGGTATTGCTCCAGCGTTGTTGCAGCAAATGACGGACTCGATCTCTCATCGAGGTCCTGATGACTCGCAACTTTGGATGGACAGTGAACATCGAGACGCGTACGGCAGACTCGTTGGCGTTGGGCTCGGCTTTCGAAGGCTTAGTATCATTGACTTGGAAGGCGCGCGTCAGCCGCTTTCTAACGAAGATGGTCGCGTGAGAGTGGTTTTTAACGGCGAGATTTACAACTACCAAACACTACGTCGTCGATTGCAAGGTACCGGGCACACGTTTGCAACGCATGGTGACGGCGAGTCGATTGTCCATTTGTATGAAGACTTGGGCACGGATTGCTTTGCTCAGCTCAACGGCATGTTCGCGATTGCGATTTGGGACGCGAACCGGAATCGGTTGATCCTTGCCCGCGATCGCATTGGGCAAAAGCCGCTTTACTATGCGGCAACAGAAGATCGTTTGGTCTTTGGCAGTGAACTGAAATGTTTGGCCAAGGTCGATGGTGTTTGCAGCGACATCGACCCAGGCGCCATCGATGAATTCTTGACCTACCAATACATCCCGCATCCGGGAACGATTTGGAAAGGTGTTCGCAAGCTCCCGCCGGGCCACTTCGCGATTTACGAGAACGGCAAAGTCACCGTCGAGCGGTACTGGGACTTTGATCCAAGCGTCGAGCGACCGATCTCGAAGTCCGACGCTTGCGAGCGATTGCGTGAGTTGCTGACCGATTCTGTTCGCCTACGGATGCAAAGCGATGTGCCACTGGGGTCATTCCTTTCCGGTGGAATCGATTCATCGCTAATCACCGCGATCGCTCAAGCGAACTCGCCCGATCCAGTACGCACCTTTAGCATCGGATTTCCCGTCGCAGACTTTGACGAAACAAAGTACGCAGCCGAAGTTGCTCAGCACCTAGGCACCAAGCACCAGCGGTTCGAGGTCAATCCGGACGGCGTTGCAATCATCGATAAGCTAATCTGGCACTACGACGAACCGTTTGGTGATTCGTCCGCAGTGCCGACTTGGTACTTGTCAGAACTGACGCGGCGAGAAGTGACCGTAGCGCTTTCCGGCGATGGAGGTGACGAGCTATTTGCGGGTTACGAGCGTTACCGTGCCCTGTGGTTGAGTCAACGTTTGCAGCGATTGTTCCCGGTACGCTCCATACCAGGGATAGGACTGGTGCAACGTTTGCCCGATTCCAACAAACAACGTTCACTGATTCGAAGGGCGAAGCGATTTCTCGAAGCGATAGGGGAACCGGCATCGCGGCGCTACATGAATTGGCTGCAGATTTTTCCTGAGTCAATGCGTGCATCGCTTTATACGGATGAGTTTCTCGAGTCTTTACCCGGTGATGATCCCTTTGATTTTCTCGATTCCGTATGGAGTCGTAGCGAAGGTCGCGATGTGGTCACGCGGGCGAGCATGTCGGACGTGTTCTCGTACTTGCCATGTGACCTATGCACCAAAGTTGACATCGCTTCGATGGCTCATGGATTAGAGGTTCGCCAGCCGATGCTCGACTACCGCATCGTTGAATTTGCGGGATCATTGCCGGTGAACTTGAAGTTTCGTGGTCACCGTGGCAAGTTAATTCTTGAAGATACGTTCGGGTCGCTGATCCCTCAATCCATTTTTACTCGTAAGAAGATGGGCTTTGGAATCCCGATCGCCGGTTGGTTCCGCAATGAACTCAGAGAGATGGTTCACGATACCTTGCTCGCTAGTGACGCAAGAATCGGACCCTATTTCCGTCGGGAAGTTGT
- a CDS encoding heparin lyase I family protein codes for MNCHLIVAASCVLLMIVGCSQSDDRDEEISYLSILMPESLVKYSTLDIASRDNIVKVVEDDASYLGFRIYPGQQRLHGGIRSEVSVDFPYREGDTVVYSWQFKLEDDFTSDQPHNRWWIIGQWHDQPDLTKNETWDTHASLSPPISLCIGEKEGSMMLVMTYGVTREDQPQSTSQAVRINRGKWYRAKTRITWSQSKKGQAKFFLSESDHPSTEEPVIEVEGPNMNNAYQHYFKMGMYRHPDIDTDNCIYLDKLSIFVVNSQ; via the coding sequence ATGAACTGTCACTTGATCGTTGCTGCGTCCTGCGTGTTGCTGATGATCGTGGGATGTAGCCAGTCGGATGATCGCGACGAAGAAATTTCCTACTTAAGCATCCTCATGCCAGAGAGTCTGGTGAAGTACTCGACGCTCGACATTGCGTCCCGCGATAACATTGTGAAAGTTGTCGAAGACGACGCGAGTTATCTTGGGTTCAGAATTTACCCAGGACAGCAACGTTTGCATGGAGGCATCCGATCAGAAGTCAGCGTTGATTTTCCTTACCGGGAAGGTGACACGGTTGTTTACTCGTGGCAATTTAAACTGGAAGATGACTTTACGTCCGACCAACCCCACAATCGTTGGTGGATCATTGGCCAATGGCACGACCAGCCTGACCTTACGAAAAACGAAACGTGGGATACTCACGCCTCACTAAGTCCGCCGATTAGTTTGTGTATCGGCGAAAAGGAAGGCAGCATGATGCTGGTCATGACATACGGTGTTACCCGCGAAGACCAGCCGCAATCCACATCCCAAGCGGTTCGAATTAATCGTGGAAAATGGTATCGAGCAAAGACTCGCATCACGTGGTCGCAAAGTAAAAAGGGACAAGCAAAGTTTTTTCTTAGCGAGTCTGATCACCCATCGACTGAAGAGCCAGTGATTGAAGTGGAAGGGCCCAACATGAACAACGCTTATCAGCACTACTTCAAGATGGGTATGTATCGTCATCCGGATATTGATACTGACAATTGCATCTATCTGGACAAGCTTTCTATCTTTGTGGTGAACAGCCAATAG
- a CDS encoding serine hydrolase: MKAVCTVLIACVTMFLVPTAVAQDARRITPEQIDRLVKPYLDAKRINAISIGVIDGDVSLTHHLGTLSRDIPNPPTDQTIYEIGSISKVFTSLLLASEIEAGNLKLTSTVGELLPDVSKANPALNSVQLVQLATHTSGLPRMPANLDLSNVTDPYATYSRESLHTYLSSIDPAAKPGEKSEYSNLAVGLLGDVLAMRSGDDYDVLIRRVIAEPLGMTDTGAMLDPSCLSDSQKSRLAPPHDANLDANYNWHFASLAGAGSVFSTTSDMLRFAAASLDPPDNDLGKAMRLSQQKHAAPIGSGVAMGLGWHFARDKQTLWHNGQTGGYHTMLMVNPKLNAAVVVLCNTAMGDVDALAGQFIQTIAGMNVEPKSFDEALTVPAETVARLAGQYEIAPGAVLTVRADQSQLFAQLTGQPEVQIFAISETKWKYRVVEATIEFELPDSGPASSLTLFQSGMKVPGKRK, translated from the coding sequence ATGAAAGCTGTCTGCACTGTTCTAATTGCCTGCGTGACGATGTTTTTGGTGCCAACGGCCGTCGCCCAAGATGCTCGTCGGATTACGCCCGAGCAGATTGACCGACTTGTCAAACCGTACCTGGATGCCAAGCGTATCAATGCGATTTCAATCGGAGTTATCGATGGCGATGTTTCGTTGACTCATCACTTGGGAACTCTATCTCGTGACATTCCCAACCCGCCTACTGACCAAACCATCTATGAAATTGGTTCGATCAGTAAAGTGTTCACGTCGCTGCTGCTCGCTAGCGAAATCGAAGCTGGCAATCTGAAGCTGACATCGACCGTCGGCGAGTTGTTGCCGGATGTCAGCAAAGCAAACCCCGCGCTGAATTCAGTCCAATTGGTTCAACTTGCCACACACACTTCAGGCTTGCCACGTATGCCGGCCAATCTGGATCTCAGCAACGTCACCGATCCTTATGCAACCTATTCGCGAGAGAGTCTGCACACGTACCTATCCTCGATCGATCCTGCCGCCAAACCCGGCGAGAAAAGCGAGTACTCAAATCTAGCGGTTGGCTTACTTGGCGACGTTTTAGCAATGCGATCCGGTGACGACTACGATGTGTTGATTCGTCGTGTCATCGCGGAACCACTGGGCATGACGGACACTGGTGCGATGCTCGATCCTAGCTGTCTGAGTGATTCGCAGAAATCTCGCTTGGCACCGCCACATGACGCCAACCTCGATGCGAATTACAACTGGCACTTCGCTTCTTTGGCTGGCGCGGGCTCAGTCTTCAGCACAACGTCTGACATGCTTCGTTTTGCCGCCGCTAGTCTTGATCCACCGGACAATGATCTTGGTAAGGCAATGAGATTGAGCCAACAAAAACACGCCGCCCCTATCGGATCCGGTGTCGCGATGGGACTGGGGTGGCATTTCGCAAGAGACAAGCAAACTCTTTGGCATAACGGTCAAACCGGGGGCTACCACACGATGTTGATGGTGAACCCCAAACTCAATGCTGCAGTCGTAGTGCTTTGCAACACCGCGATGGGCGATGTGGACGCGTTGGCGGGACAGTTCATCCAAACAATCGCAGGAATGAACGTTGAACCAAAGTCATTCGACGAAGCGTTAACCGTTCCCGCCGAAACCGTTGCACGATTGGCGGGACAGTACGAAATAGCACCGGGTGCCGTGCTAACAGTTCGTGCTGATCAATCGCAACTATTTGCTCAATTGACAGGCCAGCCAGAAGTGCAGATTTTCGCCATCAGCGAAACGAAATGGAAGTATCGGGTCGTCGAAGCAACCATCGAATTTGAGCTTCCCGATTCTGGACCTGCTTCGTCACTGACCCTATTCCAGTCCGGCATGAAAGTTCCCGGAAAACGAAAGTGA
- a CDS encoding AAA family ATPase — translation MEEALNGWMLAGGAAVVTLLATGWTHVKSLYSQIAGRVVVRITTSGYQADAILLYLKHHYTASRFGPRAYVGWKLFVRPRKRVQLVSMEIAPPSGRLYWRGWCPIWVAKTKDGLGDLEEGLQAADYDYQTITITFARGTIDPDKLIIDATQFFNEHVRGYESTGGRRHSIRFIHGTAGNTAMVTVKPKSGGGCPTSNSDIRACLGHRPLEWDFRDFGVDPDDDSSAIAKLSLDANALDLVQEAKRWRETEDWHLERGLPWRRGYLLHGQPGTGKTALARALAEDLDLPVFVYDLATVKNDELLKAWNQMLSEVPCMALMEDMDAVFDGRKNVAMQNGPGLTFDCLLNCLDGVQRADGLMVLVTTNHLDRIDPAIGQPGSIGSRPGRIDRVVTMGTLDGKGRRKLAERILSDWPGWTDAVCAEGKDDTPAQFQERCGRLALQLHYGDRSETDTPSIPLSVEDHSWANVAPTQPA, via the coding sequence GTGGAAGAAGCGTTGAACGGTTGGATGCTTGCCGGAGGGGCAGCGGTGGTCACTTTGTTGGCAACCGGCTGGACTCACGTCAAGAGTCTGTACTCTCAGATTGCCGGTCGAGTAGTCGTACGAATTACCACCAGCGGCTATCAAGCCGATGCCATTCTGCTTTATTTGAAGCACCATTACACGGCATCGCGATTTGGTCCGCGGGCCTACGTAGGCTGGAAGCTATTTGTCCGACCTCGCAAACGTGTGCAATTAGTTTCGATGGAAATCGCGCCGCCTTCGGGTCGCTTGTATTGGCGAGGCTGGTGTCCAATCTGGGTAGCGAAAACTAAGGACGGACTCGGTGACCTCGAAGAAGGATTGCAAGCGGCCGACTACGACTACCAAACCATTACGATCACATTTGCTCGCGGAACGATCGACCCTGACAAGTTGATCATCGATGCCACTCAGTTCTTCAACGAACACGTACGCGGGTACGAATCGACCGGGGGGCGTCGTCATTCAATTCGATTTATCCACGGTACTGCTGGTAACACGGCCATGGTGACGGTGAAGCCCAAGTCCGGTGGCGGTTGTCCGACTAGCAATAGCGACATTCGTGCGTGCCTTGGTCATCGTCCGCTTGAATGGGATTTCCGAGACTTTGGTGTGGACCCGGATGACGATTCCAGTGCGATTGCAAAACTATCGCTCGATGCAAATGCATTGGATTTAGTTCAAGAAGCCAAGCGATGGCGTGAGACCGAAGATTGGCACCTGGAACGAGGCCTGCCTTGGCGGCGAGGTTACTTGTTGCATGGACAGCCGGGAACGGGAAAGACTGCGTTGGCAAGAGCACTGGCGGAAGATTTGGACTTGCCTGTGTTCGTGTATGACTTGGCAACGGTCAAGAACGACGAACTGCTGAAAGCTTGGAACCAGATGCTCTCGGAAGTGCCCTGCATGGCATTGATGGAGGACATGGATGCAGTTTTCGATGGACGTAAGAATGTTGCCATGCAAAACGGACCGGGGCTTACCTTTGACTGTTTGCTTAATTGTCTCGATGGTGTGCAACGGGCGGATGGGTTGATGGTTTTGGTAACGACCAATCATCTTGACCGTATCGACCCCGCGATTGGTCAACCCGGCAGCATTGGATCGCGTCCCGGACGCATCGACCGAGTGGTGACCATGGGCACGCTTGACGGGAAAGGACGTCGAAAGTTGGCGGAACGAATTTTGAGTGATTGGCCCGGATGGACCGACGCTGTATGCGCTGAAGGCAAGGACGACACGCCCGCCCAGTTCCAAGAACGTTGTGGCAGGTTAGCGCTTCAATTGCACTACGGAGATCGCTCTGAAACCGATACTCCCTCGATCCCACTATCTGTTGAAGATCATTCATGGGCTAACGTCGCCCCCACCCAGCCTGCCTAG
- a CDS encoding NAD-dependent epimerase/dehydratase family protein, translating into MNIFITGVCGFVGSSIARHLVESDSTIKIVGMDNLARPGSETNRRELVSKGIDVRHGDLRLASDLETIGPMDFVIDAAALPSVLAGVDGANSSLQLVQHNLLGTIHLLELCKRHHAGFLLLSTSRVYSIEALTSLSLDIQKDAFVVSDTTDPGLTDDGINENFSTAAPVSMYGATKIASETMALEYGLTYDFPVWINRCGVLAGAGQFGRADQGIFSFWLHSHLRRQPLKYLGFGGSGHQVRDCLNVRDLSQLVSTQIASGDRKNVPRTINVSGGQASAMSLKQLTQWCDDRFGKHAIQSSDEERPFDLPWVVLDSALANQHWNWKPEVSMNDTLEEIAVHAESNPGWLELSQ; encoded by the coding sequence TTGAACATTTTTATTACCGGTGTTTGTGGATTCGTTGGTTCATCCATCGCTAGGCACCTCGTTGAGTCTGATTCGACAATCAAAATTGTGGGAATGGACAATTTGGCTCGACCAGGCAGTGAAACCAATCGTCGTGAACTCGTCTCGAAAGGCATCGATGTTCGACATGGTGACTTAAGGCTTGCCAGTGACCTGGAAACGATTGGCCCGATGGACTTTGTGATTGATGCAGCAGCTTTGCCGAGCGTGCTAGCGGGCGTCGATGGGGCGAATTCATCGTTGCAATTGGTCCAGCACAATCTGCTCGGTACGATCCATTTGCTGGAGCTTTGCAAACGCCATCATGCTGGATTTTTGTTGTTGAGCACCAGTCGTGTCTATTCGATCGAAGCACTCACTTCGCTTTCACTTGACATTCAAAAGGATGCGTTTGTGGTTTCTGACACGACCGACCCTGGTTTAACCGATGACGGTATCAACGAGAATTTTTCAACCGCCGCGCCGGTATCCATGTATGGCGCGACAAAGATTGCTTCAGAGACGATGGCACTTGAGTATGGTCTCACTTATGACTTTCCCGTTTGGATCAATCGCTGTGGAGTGCTGGCAGGAGCAGGGCAGTTTGGTCGTGCCGACCAGGGCATCTTTTCGTTTTGGCTTCACAGTCATCTTCGCAGACAACCGCTAAAGTACTTGGGCTTTGGCGGTAGCGGTCATCAGGTTCGTGATTGCTTGAATGTTCGCGACCTATCCCAACTCGTGTCGACGCAGATCGCCTCTGGTGATCGCAAGAACGTACCGAGAACGATCAATGTCAGCGGGGGTCAAGCATCCGCAATGTCGTTGAAGCAATTGACTCAGTGGTGTGACGACCGGTTCGGCAAACATGCGATTCAATCAAGTGATGAAGAAAGGCCTTTTGATCTACCTTGGGTGGTGTTGGATTCGGCTCTCGCAAATCAACATTGGAACTGGAAACCAGAAGTATCCATGAACGACACACTTGAAGAGATCGCGGTGCATGCGGAATCGAACCCAGGTTGGCTGGAGTTGTCTCAGTGA